The following is a genomic window from uncultured Fusobacterium sp..
TTATCATGACCGTAGGAACAAGTTTAGTAGAAAATTATATTGCTAATAATCCTAAAAAAGAAAATATCACAAAAGAAGATATTTTAAGATATTATGAAGAGGAAAAAATAGAGGATCTTAGAGATAGAAGATATGGAGCAGAGGTAATTGCTCTTGAAAATCTTTTAGAAAAAGGGATTTTCTCTGGGGACAGAATATTTCTTGTAATACACAACACTGTAAATGGAAAATTAGCAGGAGATGTACTTGAAGAGTTTATTCTTGCAAAGAAAATAGCTAAGAGAGTTGAAAAAAGAATAATTTTTGGACTAGATAAAAGAAATCACGAAGTATTTAGAACTGAAGGATTAACTAATTTAACTGAAGAGATTAGAAATATGGTTAATAAAATTGGAAATAAATACAATGTAGCTGTTTGTACAGTTGGAGGATATAAAGCCGAAATATTCATGGTAGGATTAATGGCTCAATTACTTCATATTAAATCATACTTTATGTTTGATGAGTTTACTGAAGTAACAGAGATTTCTCCTCTTCCAATAAAAGCAGACCAAAATATCTATCTTGAAAATAAAGAGTTCTTTAGATTGTTAGATAGAGTTGGAAAAGTAAAGCTTTCTGAAGTTCAAGATGAACTTGATTCAAAAATCGACTTAAATAACTTTATTGAATTTGTAGAGGAAAATGGAGAAACTTATGTAAGATTCTCTTCAATGGGAGAATATTATGTAAGAAGAATGAGAGAAACTAGCTATCTACCACCAGCAAGTATGATCAGTCATGCTCCAGCAGGAAAAATTATGGAAGGAAGTGTACATGTAGAAGAGTTAGAAGGAATTGTAAACTCTTTATCAACATGTTCATATGTAGAAAAATTAAAAGTTGTATACTATAATCCAGATAGAAAAGTAGCTTTCTCAAAATTTGCTTTAGCTCAAAACTACCATGAACAAATGATAATTACATTAGAGTATAAATGTAAAAAAGGTGTAGCAAGAGTAGATGTTTACACAGTAGGTGGAACTGAAAAAGAGATGGATTCATTAGTAGCTTACTTCAATGAAAACTTCTTAGATTAATTTTATAATTAAAATAAAGGGAGTACTGTTTAGCAGTATTCCCTTTTTAAATAGTAACTATTTAGATTAAAAAACCGTCATCTATAACAGAGATATTTTTTATAGATTCCTTTAAAGAAGAGATAAAATTTTTAATATAGATGCTTTGTTCTCTCTCTAGAGAGTATATAAGAATATCTTTTGTTATAATTTTTAAGTCAGCACACTCTCTTTGAACTAACTTATTTCTTTTTAGTATATTTTCAGGAAGTATAGGTACCCACATAAATGCCTCTTTTACATTTACCAAAAGATTTACATGGCTCCCCCTATCATAGACACTTATACTTTGAGGAGAGGGTTGGTAAGAGTTTGAAAGGTTGCTGCTTTTATCAACAGGAACTTTCATATCACCTTGGACAATTTCTATATATTTTTTTAACATTTCAGATTTTATCTCTTTTTCAGATATAAGAGAATGATTTTCTGAGAAAGTTAAAAATAGTTTAGATTCCCATAGAGGCTCAAAAATAAGATTTTTACTTTTTAAAAGTGATGCAAAGTAATTTTCGTGAATATTTTGATAACGAATAATTCCTATTTCAGCATTTCCATTTGCCACTTCATTAATAACATTTAAAGAGTTAGTCTCGTTAAAATTAACTGTCATCCCTTTTTTATTTTTTAAATTATTTATAAAATTTGAAATAGCTATTGTAATATAAGTAGCTCTACATGCAGCAATACTGAAATGTATAGGCAGATTACTAGTATTAGGTTTATACAAAGATTTTAACTCATTAACTTGAGAAATTATTTTTTTAGCATGAAAAAGAAACTTCTCCCCCTCTTTAGTAGCAAATACTCCTTTTTTACTTCTGTAAAAAATAGAGATTCCTAGTTCCTTTTCTAGCTCTTTTATAGCAGCACTTAGATTTGGTTGTCCCATATAAAGATTTTTCGCTGCTTTATTTATAGAGCCAGTTTTATCTACCTCAACAACATATTTTAAATATTGAATATTCATCCTTATCTTTCTCCCCTTATATCTATAATCATATAATATGATATATAGATTATAGATTATACAAAATATTTTTTCAATGCTAAAATATAAAAAGCTAAAAAAACAGTAGGAATATTGAACAATTTATACTAAGGAGTGATTTTAATGGCTGAATTAGTAGCGGTTTTAGGTGGAGGAAATGGAGCACATGCTGCAGCAGCAGATTTTGCAAGAAGAGGTTTTGAAGTACGTATGTTTGAAGATGCAAAATTTGCAGGGAAGATGCAAAAAGTTTTTGAAACAAAACAAATAGTTCAACATGGAGCTTTAGGAGAAGGAATAGGAAATCTTGCAATGGTTACAACAGATATTGTTGAGGCCATAAAAGGTGTAAAATATATAGTTATTGCAGTTCCAGCATTTGGACATAGTTACTATGCAGATCTTCTTATAGATCATTTAGAAGATGGGCAAATAGTTTTAATTCTTGCAGGAACATTTGGTTCACTTATTTTCTGGAACAAGATGAAACAAAAAGGTATAAAAAAAGATGTAGCATTTGCTGAATCATATACACTACCATATGATACAAGACTTATGGGACCAGGAGAATCAATGGTAATGGGAGTACACTCTCCTTTAAAAACAGGAGTTATGCCAGCTAAGAAAACAGCTGAAGTTATAGAAGAACTTAAAAAATTCTATCCTGTATCTGCAAGTGAAAGTGTAATAGAAAGTGGACTGTTCACTCTAAATCCTGTTGTTCATGTACCAGGATGTATAATGAATGCTGGAAGAATAGAGCTTATGAAAGGTGAGTTTTGGTTCTATAAAGAAGGAATTACTCCTTGTGTAGGAACAGTAACAGAAGCTCTTGATGAAGAAAGAATGAATATTATGAAAAAACTTGGATATAAAGCTATTTCTGTAGTAGATGCTCTTGGATCTTCAGGAAGTGTAAAAACAAATATCTATGAAGCTATTACAAAAAATGAGCAATTTGGAAAAATCAAAGGACCTGATGGTTTAAAAAATAGATACTTTACAGAAGATATTCCATTTGGTTTAGTAGGTTGGAGCGTAATTGCTAAACTAACTGGAGTTGAAACTCCTATAATGGATGCTCTTATCACTATAGGAAGCATAGCTATGGGGCAAGATTGCCGTAAAACAGGAAGAACTGTGGAAGAATTAGGACTTTCAGGAATGAATATTGAGCAATTAAAAACTTATTTATATGAAGGATAAAATTAGAAATATGGAGGAAAGTAATTATGGCATTTCATGAAATTAAACCTGCTGAGTTAAAAGAAAATACTTTTAACCTTTTTGCAAAAGATTGGTTTTTAATGACAGCAGAAAAAGAAGGAAAAGTAAACACAATGACTGTTGGTTGGGGTGGATTTGGAGTAATGTGGAAAAAGGATGTTGTTTTTGTAGCAGTACGTCCTGAAAGATACACTTATGAATTTTTAGAGGCAGCAGATACATTCTCATTAACAGTTTTTGATCCATCTTTTAAGAAAAAACTTGCATATTGTGGAGTAGTTTCAGGAAGAGATGAAGATAAAATAGCAAAATGTGAATTTACAGTAGCACATGATGGAGAGACTCCTTACTTTGAAGAAGCAAGAATGAGTTTTACTTGTAGAAAACTTTGTACTACTCCTCTTAGACCTGAAGATTTTATGGATTCTGAATTTGCAGGAAAATGGTATGGTGGAGAAAATAATGCAAATGGAGAGGGTGGAGGATATCACCTTATCTATATAGCAGAAATAGAAAAAATTCTTGTAAAAGATTAAAATTAAAAAAGCATATAAAAAGAGAGAACTGAATGAATTTTCAGTTCTTTTTTTGTTTGAATAAACTTTACAGAAAGTAAAATTTCAGTTAAAATATTAGTGAGGAAAATCTTATAGATAACATAAATAGTTACATATATACTTAAAAAGAGGGTGGAAAAAATGATAGTAGGTCTTACTGGTGGAATTGCTAGTGGAAAATCAACTGTAAGCAATTATTTTAGAGAGTTTGGAGCAGAGGTATTAGATGCTGATGTAGTAGCAAAAGAGTTAAGTGAAAAAGAGGAAAATGTAGCTAAAATAATTGAGATATTTGGAAATGAGATTTTAGATGAAAATGGAAATATCTCAAGAAAGAAAATGAGAGAAAGAGCATTTTTAGAAAAGGATAAATTAAAACAATTAAATGAACTTCTTCATCCACAAGTTATAGAGGTATTTAAAAATAAAAAAGAAAATACTAAAGAAGATGAGATTGTAATATTTGATATTCCTCTATTATTTGAGGCTGGAATGGAAAATCTATGTGATACAGTAATAGTGGTTTATATAAGTAAAAGAGTGCAGTTAGAAAGAATGATGAAAAGAGATAGACATGGAATAGATTTAGCTGAGAGAATTATTGAATCACAGATGAGTATGAGTGACAAAATAGATAAAGCAGATATTATTATAAATAATAATTGCACTTTGGAAGATTTAAAAAATAATGTAAATGTGGTATACTATAATCTACAAAAAAAATAAATGAGAGGTAGAAGATGAAAATAGTAGCTCCAGCAGGAAATATGGAGAGATTTTATGCTGCTGTAAAAGCAGGGGCACAAGAAATCTATATGGGATTAAAAGGATTTGGTGCTAGAAGAAATGCAGAAAATTTCACTTTAGATGAATATAAAGAGGCTTTAGATTATGCACATAAAAGAGGAGTAAGAATATTTCTTACTTTGAATACTATTATGATGGAAAAAGAGATGGAGTTTCTCTATGAAAATGTAAAGGTATTGTATGAACATGGGCTTGATGCAATTATTGTTCAAGATTTAGGATATTTTAGATATTTGAAAGAGAATTTTCCAGAGATTGAGTTTCATGGTAGTACTCAAATGACAGTAGGGAATCATGTAGAAGCTGAATATCTTAGAAAATTAGGATTTAAAAGAGTTGTACTTCCTAGAGAGATGACTTTTGAAGAGATAAAAAAGATAAGAGAGAATACAAGCATAGAGCTTGAAATCTTTGTATCTGGTGCATTGTGTATCTGTTATTCTGGAAACTGCTATATGAGTAGTTTTATAGGAAGTAGAAGTGGAAATAGAGGAATGTGTGCTCAACCATGTAGAAAAGAGTATACAGATAGTACAGGAAAGAAAGGGTATCTATTAAGTCCAAAAGATCAACTTTATGGATATGATGAGATACAAAAATTAAAATCTATTGGAATAGAAAGCATAAAAGTAGAGGGAAGAATGAAAGATCCTAATTATGTTTTTGAAACAGTAGGATATTATAAAAATCTTATAGATGGAGAAAAAGTTCAAGAAAATGTATCTGAAATATTTAATAGAGGGTATAGCAAAGGATATTTTAATGGTGCAGATAATAGAATTATAAATAAAAATTACTCATATAATCTTGGAAAAGAAATAGGAATAGTTTTTGGTAAAGAGTTAAAATTAAAAGATAGAGTTGTTCTTGGTGATGGAATTA
Proteins encoded in this region:
- a CDS encoding antitoxin encodes the protein MDNIIMTVGTSLVENYIANNPKKENITKEDILRYYEEEKIEDLRDRRYGAEVIALENLLEKGIFSGDRIFLVIHNTVNGKLAGDVLEEFILAKKIAKRVEKRIIFGLDKRNHEVFRTEGLTNLTEEIRNMVNKIGNKYNVAVCTVGGYKAEIFMVGLMAQLLHIKSYFMFDEFTEVTEISPLPIKADQNIYLENKEFFRLLDRVGKVKLSEVQDELDSKIDLNNFIEFVEENGETYVRFSSMGEYYVRRMRETSYLPPASMISHAPAGKIMEGSVHVEELEGIVNSLSTCSYVEKLKVVYYNPDRKVAFSKFALAQNYHEQMIITLEYKCKKGVARVDVYTVGGTEKEMDSLVAYFNENFLD
- a CDS encoding LysR family transcriptional regulator, giving the protein MNIQYLKYVVEVDKTGSINKAAKNLYMGQPNLSAAIKELEKELGISIFYRSKKGVFATKEGEKFLFHAKKIISQVNELKSLYKPNTSNLPIHFSIAACRATYITIAISNFINNLKNKKGMTVNFNETNSLNVINEVANGNAEIGIIRYQNIHENYFASLLKSKNLIFEPLWESKLFLTFSENHSLISEKEIKSEMLKKYIEIVQGDMKVPVDKSSNLSNSYQPSPQSISVYDRGSHVNLLVNVKEAFMWVPILPENILKRNKLVQRECADLKIITKDILIYSLEREQSIYIKNFISSLKESIKNISVIDDGFLI
- a CDS encoding NAD/NADP-dependent octopine/nopaline dehydrogenase family protein; translated protein: MAELVAVLGGGNGAHAAAADFARRGFEVRMFEDAKFAGKMQKVFETKQIVQHGALGEGIGNLAMVTTDIVEAIKGVKYIVIAVPAFGHSYYADLLIDHLEDGQIVLILAGTFGSLIFWNKMKQKGIKKDVAFAESYTLPYDTRLMGPGESMVMGVHSPLKTGVMPAKKTAEVIEELKKFYPVSASESVIESGLFTLNPVVHVPGCIMNAGRIELMKGEFWFYKEGITPCVGTVTEALDEERMNIMKKLGYKAISVVDALGSSGSVKTNIYEAITKNEQFGKIKGPDGLKNRYFTEDIPFGLVGWSVIAKLTGVETPIMDALITIGSIAMGQDCRKTGRTVEELGLSGMNIEQLKTYLYEG
- a CDS encoding flavin reductase yields the protein MAFHEIKPAELKENTFNLFAKDWFLMTAEKEGKVNTMTVGWGGFGVMWKKDVVFVAVRPERYTYEFLEAADTFSLTVFDPSFKKKLAYCGVVSGRDEDKIAKCEFTVAHDGETPYFEEARMSFTCRKLCTTPLRPEDFMDSEFAGKWYGGENNANGEGGGYHLIYIAEIEKILVKD
- the coaE gene encoding dephospho-CoA kinase (Dephospho-CoA kinase (CoaE) performs the final step in coenzyme A biosynthesis.), with amino-acid sequence MIVGLTGGIASGKSTVSNYFREFGAEVLDADVVAKELSEKEENVAKIIEIFGNEILDENGNISRKKMRERAFLEKDKLKQLNELLHPQVIEVFKNKKENTKEDEIVIFDIPLLFEAGMENLCDTVIVVYISKRVQLERMMKRDRHGIDLAERIIESQMSMSDKIDKADIIINNNCTLEDLKNNVNVVYYNLQKK